The Desmodus rotundus isolate HL8 chromosome 3, HLdesRot8A.1, whole genome shotgun sequence genome includes a region encoding these proteins:
- the CBX6 gene encoding chromobox protein homolog 6, translating into MELSAVGERVFAAESIIKRRIRKGRIEYLVKWKGWAIKYSTWEPEENILDSRLIAAFEQKERERELYGPKKRGPKPKTFLLKARAQAEALRISDVHFSVKPSASASSPKLHSSAAVHRLKKDIRRCHRMSRRPLPRPDPQGGSPGLRPPISPFSETVRIINRKVKPREPKRNRIILNLKVIDKGAGGGGTGQGAGNLARPKVPSRNRVIGKSKKFSESILRTQIRHMKFGTFALYNKPPPPGPLPPPQASKADVAASAAPGLLLPSPAAPYDARSSGSSRCPSPAPQSSDPGDSPPKLLPETMSPSGPDWREPEVLDLSISPETTATSKRAPPEVSVAASQALATAPEPAGASEPEAGDWRPEMSPCSNVVVTDVTSNLLTVTIKEFCNPEDFEKVAAGVAGAAGGGGNSGVSK; encoded by the exons ATGGAGCTGTCTGCAGTGGGCGAGCGGGTCTTCGCGGCTGAATCCATCATCAAACGGCGAATCCGAAAG GGACGCATCGAGTACCTGGTGAAATGGAAGGGGTGGGCCATCAA GTACAGCACTTGGGAGCCCGAGGAGAACATCCTGGACTCGAGGCTCATTGCAGCCTTCGAGCAGAA GGAGAGGGAGCGGGAGCTGTATGGGCCCAAGAAGAGAGGACCCAAACCCAAAACTTTCCTCCTGAAG GCACGGGCCCAGGCAGAGGCCCTCCGCATCAGTGATGTGCATTTCTCTGTCAAGCCAAGTGCCAGTGCCTCCTCTCCCAAGCTGCACTCCAGCGCAGCCGTGCACAGGCTCAAGAAAGACATCCGCCGCTGCCACCGCATGTCCcgccgccccctgccccgcccagaCCCCCAGGGGGGCAGCCCCGGCCTGCGCCCACCCATCTCTCCTTTCTCCGAGACCGTGCGCATCATCAATCGCAAGGTAAAGCCTCGGGAGCCCAAGCGGAACCGCATCATCCTGAACCTGAAGGTCATCGACAAGGGCGCAGGTGGAGGGGGTACCGGGCAAGGGGCTGGAAACCTCGCCCGCCCCAAAGTCCCCTCTCGGAACCGCGTCATCGGCAAGAGCAAGAAGTTCAGTGAGAGCATCCTGCGCACGCAGATCCGCCACATGAAGTTCGGCACCTTTGCGCTGTACAATAAGCCCCCTCCACCCGGCCCTCTGCCGCCCCCGCAAGCCAGCAAGGCCGACGTTGCTGCCTCTGCGGCCCCGGGGCTGCTCCTGCCATCACCCGCTGCCCCCTACGACGCCCGCAGCTCCGGCTCCTCCCGCTGCCCCTCGCCAGCACCCCAATCCTCTGACCCCGGCGACTCACCTCCCAAGCTGCTCCCCGAGACCATGAGCCCATCTGGCCCCGACTGGCGAGAGCCCGAGGTGCTCGACCTGTCCATCTCTCCCGAGACCACAGCCACCAGCAAGCGGGCTCCTCCTGAGGTCAGTGTGGCTGCCAGCCAGGCACTGGCCACAGCCCCTGAGCCTGCCGGCGCCTCTGAGCCTGAGGCTGGGGACTGGCGCCCAGAGATGTCACCCTGCTCCAATGTGGTCGTCACCGATGTCACCAGCAACCTCCTGACGGTCACTATCAAGGAGTTCTGCAACCCTGAGGATTTCGAGAAGGTGGCTGCTGGGGTAGCAGGTGCTGCAGGTGGGGGTGGCAACAGTGGGGTGAGCAAGTGA